Proteins from one Rhinopithecus roxellana isolate Shanxi Qingling chromosome 20, ASM756505v1, whole genome shotgun sequence genomic window:
- the ZG16 gene encoding zymogen granule membrane protein 16 yields MLTVALLALLCASASANAIQARSSSYSGEYGGGGGKRFSHSSNQLDGPITALRVRVNNYFIVGLQVRYGTKWSDYVGGRSGDLEEIFLHPGESVIQVSGKYKWYLKKLVFVTDKGRYLAFGKDSGTSFNAVPLHPNTVLRFISGRSGSVIDAIGLHWDVYPSSCSSC; encoded by the exons ATGTTGACAGTCGCTCTCCTAgcccttctctgtgcctcagcctctgccaaTGCCA TTCAGGCCAGGTCTTCCTCCTATAGTGGAGAGTATGGAGGTGGTGGCGGAAAGCGATTCTCTCATTCTAGCAACCAGTTGGACGGCCCCATCACCGCCCTCCGGGTCCGAGTTAACAACTACTTCATCGTAGG TCTCCAGGTGCGCTATGGCACTAAGTGGAGTGACTATGTGGGTGGCCGCAGTGGAGACCTGGAGGAGATCTTTCTGCACCCTGGGGAATCAGTGATCCAGGTTTCCGGGAAGTACAAGTGGTACCTGAAGAAGTTGGTCTTTGTGACAGACAAGGGCCGCTATCTGGCTTTTGGGAAAGACAGCGGCACAAGTTTCAATGCTGTCCCCTTGCACCCCAACACCGTGCTCCGCTTCATCAGTGGCCGGTCTGGTTCCGTCATTGATGCCATTGGCCTGCACTGGGATGTTTACCCCAGTAGCTGCAGCAGCTGCTGA